One Halobacterium sp. DL1 DNA window includes the following coding sequences:
- a CDS encoding glutamyl-tRNA synthetase produces MDDEIRERVRREAEVAALFNALKHDSDAQVGAIMGPMMGENPEFREHGDEIPGVVSPVIADVNGMDREEKRERLGELAPERLEELDAEDEEDDQVLPDLPNAEAYDEIRMRCAPNPNGPWHIGHSRMPAVIGTYAEEYDGEFIVRFDDTDPETKRPLLWAYDEILDEIGYLGFEPADVYRASDRLDVYYEHARQLIGMGGAYTCSCPAGEFSELKNGGEACPHREKDPAVVAEEFDAMVDGDYNSGEMVLRVKTDIEHKNPALRDWVAFRIIETPHPREEAAAYRCWPMLDFQSGVDDHLTGVTHIIRGIDLQDSAKRQQFVYDYFDWEYPEVIHWGHVQVDAYDVKMSTSTIGELIDAGELDGWDDPRAPTLPSVQRRGIRGQALVDAMTELGTSTSNVDLAMSSVYSNNRDLVDDEAPRQFFVRDGFDDRGSGAEEQFDATEVPLSGGPDSAHPLVHPDHEDRGERNIPVGDAVLVEERDLPAAGDRLWLKGYGPVEFDGDEFDYLDEADIDVVREEGVDVVHWVPATENVRVRMRTPNGDVSGYAEPGFSDVDPDAVVQFVRVGFARCDRHDDAESVAYYAHP; encoded by the coding sequence ATGGACGACGAGATTCGCGAGCGCGTGCGACGAGAGGCCGAGGTGGCGGCCCTCTTCAACGCGCTCAAGCACGACAGCGACGCGCAGGTCGGCGCCATCATGGGGCCGATGATGGGCGAGAATCCCGAGTTCCGCGAGCACGGCGACGAGATTCCGGGCGTCGTCTCGCCGGTCATCGCGGACGTCAACGGGATGGACCGCGAGGAGAAGCGCGAGCGTCTGGGTGAACTCGCGCCCGAGCGCCTCGAGGAACTCGACGCCGAGGACGAGGAGGACGACCAGGTGCTGCCGGACCTCCCGAACGCCGAGGCGTACGACGAGATCCGGATGCGGTGTGCGCCGAACCCGAACGGCCCGTGGCACATCGGCCACTCGCGGATGCCGGCGGTCATCGGGACGTACGCCGAGGAGTACGACGGTGAGTTCATCGTGCGCTTCGACGACACCGACCCGGAGACCAAGCGCCCGCTCCTGTGGGCGTACGACGAGATTCTCGACGAGATAGGGTACCTCGGGTTCGAGCCGGCCGACGTGTACCGCGCCAGCGACCGCCTCGACGTCTACTACGAGCACGCCCGTCAGCTGATCGGGATGGGCGGCGCGTACACGTGTAGCTGTCCGGCCGGGGAGTTCTCCGAGCTGAAGAACGGCGGCGAGGCCTGTCCGCACCGCGAGAAGGACCCGGCCGTCGTCGCCGAGGAGTTCGACGCGATGGTCGACGGCGACTACAACTCCGGGGAGATGGTGCTGCGCGTGAAGACCGACATCGAGCACAAGAACCCCGCGCTCCGGGACTGGGTGGCGTTCCGCATCATCGAGACGCCCCACCCCCGCGAGGAGGCCGCAGCGTACCGCTGCTGGCCGATGCTGGACTTCCAGTCGGGCGTCGACGACCACCTCACTGGCGTCACGCACATCATCCGCGGCATCGACCTGCAGGACTCCGCGAAGCGCCAGCAGTTCGTCTACGACTACTTCGACTGGGAGTACCCCGAGGTCATCCACTGGGGCCACGTGCAGGTCGACGCCTACGACGTGAAGATGTCGACGTCCACCATCGGCGAGCTCATCGACGCGGGCGAACTGGACGGCTGGGACGACCCGCGCGCGCCGACGCTACCGAGCGTCCAACGCCGCGGCATCCGCGGGCAGGCGCTCGTGGACGCGATGACCGAACTGGGGACGTCGACGAGCAACGTCGACCTCGCGATGTCCTCGGTGTACTCGAACAACCGCGACCTGGTGGACGACGAAGCGCCCCGCCAGTTCTTCGTGCGGGACGGCTTCGACGACCGCGGTAGCGGCGCCGAGGAGCAGTTCGACGCCACCGAGGTGCCGCTGTCGGGCGGCCCCGACAGCGCACACCCGCTCGTCCACCCCGACCACGAGGACCGCGGAGAGCGGAACATCCCGGTCGGCGACGCCGTCCTCGTCGAGGAGCGCGACCTCCCAGCGGCCGGCGACCGACTCTGGCTGAAGGGGTACGGGCCGGTCGAGTTCGACGGCGACGAATTCGACTACCTCGACGAGGCCGACATCGACGTTGTGCGCGAGGAGGGCGTGGACGTGGTCCACTGGGTGCCCGCCACGGAGAACGTCCGCGTGCGGATGCGCACCCCGAACGGCGACGTCTCCGGCTACGCGGAACCCGGGTTCTCCGACGTCGACCCCGACGCTGTGGTGCAGTTCGTGCGCGTCGGCTTCGCGCGCTGCGACCGCCACGACGACGCGGAGTCGGTAGCCTACTACGCCCACCCGTAG